A stretch of the Clostridium fungisolvens genome encodes the following:
- a CDS encoding GGDEF domain-containing protein, producing the protein MDKDITIDFIENNLNIFQKLYDVIRVVDPITKRVLLYNGNTLIEKGSSCFNKIGKEAICENCISIRALKDKKTYMKIESVDNKSYLITVLPIEVDNKTLIVELIKDATDSLFYGHSLDGKGCKVSNIINDLKLMTIRDSLTDIGNRRFIDETLPIDMKVCFKKDEPISIIMVDVDYFKSINDRFGHTTGDFVLKELAGCLKQCIRNKKDWIGRYGGEEFLVCIPGADEKAALVIAERMHERIAKKKFIYNNEDIKITASFGICSTSNKEITVEEFLNLADKKLYEAKNAGRNRIVF; encoded by the coding sequence ATGGATAAGGATATAACGATAGATTTTATTGAGAATAATTTAAATATATTTCAGAAGCTATATGATGTTATAAGGGTGGTAGATCCAATTACAAAGAGGGTGCTGTTATATAATGGGAATACATTAATTGAAAAAGGTAGTTCCTGTTTTAATAAAATTGGTAAAGAAGCTATTTGCGAAAACTGTATATCTATTAGAGCATTAAAGGATAAAAAAACCTATATGAAGATTGAAAGTGTGGATAATAAATCTTATCTGATTACAGTGTTACCAATTGAAGTCGACAACAAAACATTAATAGTAGAGCTTATTAAGGATGCTACAGACAGCCTCTTTTATGGTCATAGTTTAGATGGTAAAGGCTGTAAGGTTAGCAATATAATAAATGATCTGAAGCTTATGACTATAAGGGATTCATTAACTGACATAGGAAATAGAAGATTTATTGATGAAACATTACCAATAGACATGAAAGTATGTTTTAAGAAGGACGAACCTATTTCAATAATAATGGTTGATGTGGACTACTTTAAGAGTATTAATGATAGATTTGGACATACCACTGGAGATTTTGTCTTGAAGGAATTAGCTGGATGCTTAAAACAATGCATAAGAAATAAGAAAGATTGGATCGGAAGATACGGAGGAGAAGAATTTTTAGTGTGTATACCAGGGGCTGACGAAAAAGCTGCATTGGTTATAGCTGAAAGAATGCATGAGCGTATAGCAAAAAAGAAGTTTATTTATAATAATGAAGATATAAAAATAACTGCTTCCTTTGGAATATGCTCAACTTCAAATAAGGAAATAACAGTGGAAGAATTTTTAAATTTAGCTGATAAAAAGTTATATGAAGCTAAAAACGCTGGAAGAAATAGAATTGTATTTTAA
- a CDS encoding alpha-keto acid decarboxylase family protein: MLQQQKTFSTNEPTVSEYLYDCLYKEGITEIFGVPGDYNFSLLDTLEHYKNINFINCCNELNSGYAADGYARVKGMGAIITTFGVGELSACNAIAGSYSENVPVIHIVGAPKTTVQLEHKKMHHTLLDGYYDAFIKIYENITAYTAVITRENAEIEIPKAISIAKDTKRPVYLLIAIDVAEQKVTTREFVTAEKSTEEKSLKSAIDHINLMLTKCKNPIIIPDILVLRYGLQSKVEQLVDKMDIPVATMMMGKSSFNESHPNYIGLYAGNWGSNEVQKIVESSDCLITIGAIWSDYNTGSFSANLNPLNIIEIQPTYVKVGMSVYENILITDSLNELLKIAKKKSTPKPNVHFPYTSSVASLENKISSNFYYPRIQEFIKEDDILIAETGTFAYGISQLRLPKGVIYINQSGWGSIGYATPAAFGASVAAKDKRVILFTGDGSHQLTTQEISSMLHNNCKPIIFLINNNFYTIEAYLNKPNKTHYNDIPNWDYTKLVESYGGNSYTTKVYTNRDLDEAIKQAEIQCKEKLCFIEMVCDKMDAPYMVHNIHEMVKQM, translated from the coding sequence ATGCTTCAACAACAAAAAACTTTTTCTACAAATGAACCAACTGTAAGTGAATATTTATATGATTGTTTATATAAAGAAGGAATAACTGAAATCTTTGGAGTACCTGGAGATTATAACTTTTCACTGCTGGATACATTAGAACACTATAAAAATATTAATTTCATAAATTGCTGTAATGAATTAAATTCAGGCTATGCTGCTGATGGTTATGCAAGAGTAAAAGGAATGGGCGCTATTATTACAACCTTTGGTGTAGGTGAGCTAAGTGCATGTAATGCAATTGCAGGTTCTTACAGTGAAAACGTGCCAGTTATTCATATAGTAGGTGCTCCTAAAACAACGGTTCAACTAGAGCATAAAAAAATGCATCATACTCTACTCGATGGCTATTACGATGCATTTATAAAAATTTATGAAAACATAACTGCATATACTGCAGTTATTACAAGAGAAAATGCCGAAATAGAAATACCTAAAGCTATTAGTATTGCAAAAGATACAAAAAGACCTGTATATCTACTTATTGCTATAGACGTAGCAGAACAGAAAGTTACTACAAGAGAATTTGTTACAGCTGAAAAATCAACCGAAGAAAAATCTCTAAAATCAGCTATTGATCATATAAACTTAATGCTTACAAAGTGCAAAAATCCTATTATAATTCCCGATATCTTAGTATTAAGATATGGTCTACAGAGCAAGGTAGAACAACTAGTTGATAAAATGGATATACCTGTGGCTACAATGATGATGGGTAAAAGCTCTTTTAATGAAAGCCACCCTAATTATATAGGTTTATATGCAGGAAATTGGGGAAGCAATGAAGTTCAAAAGATAGTAGAAAGTTCTGACTGTCTCATTACTATAGGTGCCATTTGGTCTGACTACAATACCGGTTCCTTTAGCGCCAATTTAAATCCACTAAATATAATAGAAATTCAACCTACATATGTTAAAGTGGGAATGTCTGTATATGAAAATATCCTAATAACCGACTCACTAAATGAACTTTTGAAGATTGCAAAAAAGAAATCAACACCAAAGCCTAATGTACATTTTCCTTATACCAGTAGCGTCGCAAGCTTAGAGAATAAGATTTCATCTAACTTTTATTATCCTAGAATACAAGAATTTATCAAAGAGGATGATATTCTGATTGCTGAAACAGGAACATTTGCATATGGAATATCTCAGTTAAGACTACCAAAAGGAGTAATATATATAAATCAAAGTGGTTGGGGAAGTATTGGATACGCAACTCCTGCTGCCTTCGGAGCATCTGTTGCGGCTAAAGATAAGCGTGTGATTTTATTTACAGGAGATGGATCTCATCAATTGACTACACAAGAGATAAGTTCTATGTTACACAATAACTGCAAACCGATAATTTTCCTAATTAATAATAACTTTTATACTATAGAAGCTTATCTCAATAAACCTAATAAGACTCATTATAATGATATACCAAATTGGGACTACACAAAGCTCGTTGAATCTTATGGAGGAAATTCTTATACCACAAAAGTTTATACAAATAGAGATCTAGATGAGGCGATTAAACAAGCGGAAATTCAATGCAAAGAAAAACTATGCTTCATAGAAATGGTTTGCGATAAAATGGACGCACCATATATGGTACATAATATACATGAAATGGTAAAACAAATGTAA
- a CDS encoding glycosyltransferase 87 family protein yields MKFMKKNLLKSIFLILVCIIGLLAIYVLTTHNAIGLLNNKMLALRNDNGSIFMKYFLLCTSAFFCITIFCYYIFIQKNIRLKIKNEKKAVIVLIVLGLIVRIILALLVHGYPDDIICFKVWATSVAKNLPGFYISPQAADYPPLYLYLLFIIGKLGSLGITGRYFVLLLKLPAIIADMITAYIIYRLARRRISVEISMLLVVFFVFNPAILTNSSLWGQVDSLFALFIVAGMYFMIEEKLELASVMLAFSVLMKPQGIIFLPVLFFELVRRKKLKNFFKSAGIALVVALLVVMPFNANRNILWIVELYKKTVAEYPYATMNAYNLFYLFKANYVDNSLSFLFLNYHTWGMIFIVLTTLFSWYIYVKGNNAKFGFLCALIQISGVYTLSVGMHDRYLFPAVILAILSYIYLKDRRLLVLAIGFSFTVYLNTHVVLFKSLGGNINPLTDYRIGMVVSFINVLLLIYLIIVSISNLISDKAS; encoded by the coding sequence ATGAAGTTTATGAAGAAAAATTTATTAAAGAGTATATTTTTAATCCTAGTTTGTATTATTGGACTCTTAGCAATTTATGTTTTAACTACTCATAATGCAATTGGATTACTTAATAATAAAATGCTAGCATTGAGAAATGATAATGGTTCAATATTTATGAAATATTTTCTCTTGTGTACAAGTGCTTTTTTCTGTATCACAATTTTTTGTTATTATATTTTTATTCAGAAAAATATTAGATTAAAAATAAAGAATGAAAAGAAAGCGGTTATAGTATTAATTGTTCTTGGATTGATAGTGAGAATTATATTGGCTCTGCTAGTACATGGATATCCAGATGATATTATTTGTTTTAAGGTTTGGGCAACCTCGGTAGCTAAAAACTTGCCAGGGTTTTATATTAGTCCACAAGCTGCTGACTATCCACCACTATATTTATATCTGTTATTTATAATAGGAAAGTTAGGAAGTCTTGGCATAACAGGTAGATATTTTGTATTACTACTTAAATTACCTGCAATTATTGCTGATATGATCACCGCATATATTATATATAGATTAGCAAGAAGAAGAATTTCCGTGGAAATAAGCATGTTACTGGTGGTATTTTTTGTGTTTAATCCAGCAATACTCACCAATTCATCGTTGTGGGGGCAAGTTGATTCTTTATTTGCATTATTTATTGTTGCTGGAATGTATTTTATGATTGAAGAAAAATTAGAATTAGCTTCTGTAATGCTTGCTTTTTCAGTACTTATGAAACCGCAAGGGATTATATTTTTACCAGTGTTGTTTTTTGAACTTGTAAGAAGAAAGAAGCTCAAAAACTTTTTCAAATCAGCAGGAATAGCTTTAGTGGTTGCATTATTGGTTGTTATGCCGTTTAATGCAAATAGAAATATATTGTGGATAGTAGAACTTTATAAAAAGACAGTGGCAGAGTATCCATATGCAACAATGAATGCTTACAATCTTTTTTATTTATTTAAAGCAAATTATGTAGATAACTCTTTAAGTTTCTTATTTTTAAATTATCACACTTGGGGAATGATTTTTATTGTATTAACCACTTTGTTTTCTTGGTACATTTATGTAAAAGGTAATAATGCTAAGTTTGGTTTCTTATGTGCTTTGATTCAGATTTCTGGAGTATATACATTGTCAGTAGGGATGCATGACAGATATCTGTTTCCAGCGGTAATTTTAGCAATTTTATCTTACATATATTTAAAGGATAGAAGGCTACTGGTTTTAGCTATTGGGTTTAGTTTTACAGTGTATTTAAATACACATGTGGTTCTATTTAAATCTTTAGGTGGAAATATAAATCCTCTTACAGATTACCGCATAGGTATGGTAGTATCATTTATAAATGTGCTTTTACTTATATACTTGATTATAGTTTCCATAAGTAATTTAATAAGTGATAAAGCAAGTTAA
- a CDS encoding YjbE family putative metal transport protein (Members of this highly hydrophobic protein family,regularly are found preceded by the yybP-ykoY manganese riboswitch (see RF00080). A metal cation transport function is proposed.) — MYTFSELISKGIEIFFINLVLSGDNVGVIALAIKDLPPKKAKLANIMGVWVALFLRIFFVGIIGFLYTLEWLHINIIGAILLLYITYNMIQDQGKSGYGKKGQTGGFFKALISITVADISMSLDNVLAIVSIAMTDTERITGQQMGLVIFGLMICMPIIFWGSEFIAEMMVRFPVIIYMCAALLVYTAVKMIFDDKLVSSVINSINPALGLIFSILCALAVLVYGIENL; from the coding sequence ATGTATACATTTTCTGAACTTATTTCAAAGGGAATTGAAATCTTTTTTATCAATTTAGTTCTTTCTGGTGATAATGTAGGGGTAATAGCACTTGCAATAAAAGATTTACCACCAAAGAAGGCCAAGCTTGCCAATATTATGGGAGTATGGGTAGCGCTTTTTCTTAGAATATTTTTTGTTGGAATTATTGGCTTTTTATATACTTTAGAGTGGCTTCATATCAATATAATAGGAGCGATATTGCTTTTATATATTACTTATAATATGATTCAAGACCAAGGTAAAAGTGGTTACGGAAAGAAGGGACAAACAGGTGGCTTTTTTAAAGCACTTATATCTATAACTGTGGCAGATATAAGTATGAGCCTGGATAATGTACTAGCCATAGTTTCTATTGCAATGACTGATACTGAAAGGATAACAGGTCAACAGATGGGACTAGTGATATTTGGTTTAATGATATGTATGCCTATTATATTTTGGGGAAGTGAATTTATAGCGGAGATGATGGTAAGGTTTCCTGTAATTATATATATGTGTGCAGCCTTACTAGTTTATACTGCAGTGAAAATGATTTTTGACGATAAATTAGTGTCAAGTGTCATAAATAGTATAAATCCAGCGCTTGGTTTAATTTTTTCAATTTTATGTGCATTAGCAGTATTGGTTTATGGTATCGAAAATCTCTAG